A region from the Perca fluviatilis chromosome 16, GENO_Pfluv_1.0, whole genome shotgun sequence genome encodes:
- the ckma gene encoding creatine kinase, muscle a, whose amino-acid sequence MPFGNTHNNFKLNYKVEEEYPDLSKHNNHMAKVLTKELYGKLRDKQTPNGFTLDDVIQTGVDNPGHPFIMTVGCVAGDEESYEVFKDLLDPIISDRHNGYKATDKHKTDLNFENLKGGDDLDPAYVLSSRVRTGRSIKGFTLPPHSSRGERRGIEKLSVEALTSLDGEFKGKYYPLKSMTDAEQEQLINDHFLFDKPVSPLLTCAGMARDWPDGRGIWHNDNKTFLVWVNEEDHLRVISMQQGGNMREVFRRFCVGLQKIEAIFKKHNHGFMWNEHLGYILTCPSNLGTGLRGGVHVKLPKLSTHAKFDEILTRLRLQKRGTGGVDTASVGGVFDISNADRLGSSEVSQVQLVVDGVKLMVEMEKKLEKGEAIDSMIPAQK is encoded by the exons ATGCCTTTCGGTAACACCCACAACAACTTCAAACTCAACTACAAAGTTGAGGAGGAGTACCCCGATCTGTCCAAGCACAACAACCATATGGCCAAGGTCCTGACCAAGGAGCTGTATGGCAAGTTGAGGGACAAGCAGACACCCAATGGCTTCACCCTGGATGATGTCATCCAGACTGGAGTCGACAACCCCG GTCACCCCTTCATTATGACTGTTGGCTGCGTTGCTGGTGATGAGGAGTCCTACGAGGTCTTCAAGGATCTGCTTGACCCCATCATCTCTGACCGTCATAATGGATACAAGGCCACCGACAAGCACAAGACCGACCTGAACTTCGAGAACCTGAAG GGTGGTGACGACCTGGACCCCGCCTACGTTCTGTCCAGCCGTGTCCGTACTGGCCGCAGCATCAAGGGATTCACCCTGCCCCCACACAGCAGCCGTGGGGAGCGCAGAGGCATTGAGAAGCTGTCCGTTGAGG CTCTGACCAGCCTGGATGGCGAGTTCAAGGGAAAGTACTACCCCCTGAAGTCCATGACTGATGCCGAGCAGGAGCAGCTGATCAATGATCACTTCCTGTTTGACAAGCCTGTCTCTCCCCTGCTGACCTGCGCTGGCATGGCCCGCGACTGGCCCGACGGCAGAGGCATCTG GCACAACGACAACAAGACCTTCCTGGTCTGGGTCAACGAGGAGGATCACCTGCGTGTCATCTCCATGCAGCAGGGTGGCAACATGAGGGAGGTCTTCAGACGCTTCTGCGTTGGCCTGCAGAAG ATTGAGGCGATCTTCAAGAAGCACAACCACGGCTTCATGTGGAACGAGCATCTGGGCTACATCCTGACCTGCCCCTCCAACCTGGGTACCGGCCTGCGTGGTGGCGTCCACGTCAAGCTGCCCAAGCTGAGCACACACGCCAAGTTCGACGAGATCCTCACCAGGCTGCGTCTGCAGAAGCGTGGCACAG GTGGTGTGGACACCGCCTCCGTGGGTGGTGTGTTCGACATCTCCAACGCCGACCGTCTGGGCTCCTCCGAGGTGTCCCAGGTCCAGCTGGTGGTTGACGGTGTCAAGCTGATGGTGGAGATGGAGAAGAAGCTGGAGAAGGGAGAGGCCATCGACAGCATGATCCCCGCACAGAAGTAA